From the genome of Nasonia vitripennis strain AsymCx chromosome 1, Nvit_psr_1.1, whole genome shotgun sequence, one region includes:
- the LOC100680118 gene encoding putative protein FAM10A4 isoform X2 gives MSLPISSELLTQFKVFIELCNKQPSIINHPDLAFFKNFVERLGGKVPKAEKDDEDTRESFDKEAKAEPEPEPEPEPESEESEVELDMTGVIEPDNDPPQPMGDSDLQPTEEQIEESHEKRSQAVSAFVEKDYEKAIKLYTEAIELNPQASLLYAKRGQVYLLLNKPNACIRDCNRALELNPDSAAAHKFRGRANQLLGKFEEATNDLRKACKFDFDEQADEWLREVTPNARKIEEHKRKRERKQMERQEREKLERLRKIREAQAKAREQQQQQQASSPADGEAPGAGVGGPGGMPQFAQFLNDPEVLQAFQDPEVAEAFKDISANPSNIFKYQSNPKVMALINSVFSKNMGPRG, from the exons ATGTCACTGCCAATAAGCAGCGAGCTACTAACAcaattcaaagttttcatTGAGTTGTGTAATAAGCAGCCGTCGATCATAAACCATCCAGACTTGGCCTTCTTCAAGAACTTTGTAGAGAGATTGGGAGGTAAAGTTCCAAAAGCAGAAAAAGATGATGAGGATACTCGTGAATCCTTTGATAAGGAAGCTAAGGCTGAACCAGAACCAGAACCAGAGCCAGAGCCAGAAAGCGAAGAGAGCGAGGTGGAACTGGACATGACTGGGGTCATAG aacCAGATAATGATCCTCCGCAACCTATGGGTGACTCTGATCTGCAGCCAACCGAAGAGCAGATCGAGGAATCTCATGAAAAACGTTCACAAGCTGTATCTGCATTTGTTGAGAAGGATTATGAAAAAGCTATCAAATTGTACACGGAAGCAATTGAACTCAATCCACAGGCCTCTCTTTTATATGCTAAGCGTGGACAAGTATATTTGTTACTCAACAAGCCAAATGCCTGTATTCGTGACTGCAACCGAGCTCTTGAACTGAATCCAGACAGCGCTGCTGCACACAAATTTCGTGGAAGAGCTAATCAACTGCTTGGTAAATTTGAGGAGGCAACAAATGATCTCAGGAAGGCTTGCAAATTTGACTTTGATGAGCAGGCTGACGAGTGGCTGAGAGAAGTTACTCCTAAT GCGCGCAAGATCGAGGAGCACAAGCGCAAGAGGGAACGCAAGCAGATGGAGCGCCAGGAACGCGAGAAGTTGGAGCGACTGAGAAAGATACGCGAAGCTCAGGCCAAGGCACgcgaacagcagcagcagcagcaggcaagTAGCCCGGCTGATGGGGAAGCTCCAGGTGCTGGCGTCGGAGGCCCCGGTGGTATGCCGCAGTTTGCTCAGTTCCTTAACGATCCCGAAGTACTACAAGCCTTCCAG GACCCAGAAGTTGCCGAGGCATTCAAGGATATCTCGGCAAACCCGAGTAACATCTTCAAGTACCAGTCCAACCCGAAAGTCATGGCACTCATAAATTCGGTATTCTCCAAGAACATGGGCCCGCGCGGATAA
- the LOC100680118 gene encoding putative protein FAM10A4 isoform X1, with amino-acid sequence MYTEDSNMSLPISSELLTQFKVFIELCNKQPSIINHPDLAFFKNFVERLGGKVPKAEKDDEDTRESFDKEAKAEPEPEPEPEPESEESEVELDMTGVIEPDNDPPQPMGDSDLQPTEEQIEESHEKRSQAVSAFVEKDYEKAIKLYTEAIELNPQASLLYAKRGQVYLLLNKPNACIRDCNRALELNPDSAAAHKFRGRANQLLGKFEEATNDLRKACKFDFDEQADEWLREVTPNARKIEEHKRKRERKQMERQEREKLERLRKIREAQAKAREQQQQQQASSPADGEAPGAGVGGPGGMPQFAQFLNDPEVLQAFQDPEVAEAFKDISANPSNIFKYQSNPKVMALINSVFSKNMGPRG; translated from the exons atgtataccg AAGATTCCAATATGTCACTGCCAATAAGCAGCGAGCTACTAACAcaattcaaagttttcatTGAGTTGTGTAATAAGCAGCCGTCGATCATAAACCATCCAGACTTGGCCTTCTTCAAGAACTTTGTAGAGAGATTGGGAGGTAAAGTTCCAAAAGCAGAAAAAGATGATGAGGATACTCGTGAATCCTTTGATAAGGAAGCTAAGGCTGAACCAGAACCAGAACCAGAGCCAGAGCCAGAAAGCGAAGAGAGCGAGGTGGAACTGGACATGACTGGGGTCATAG aacCAGATAATGATCCTCCGCAACCTATGGGTGACTCTGATCTGCAGCCAACCGAAGAGCAGATCGAGGAATCTCATGAAAAACGTTCACAAGCTGTATCTGCATTTGTTGAGAAGGATTATGAAAAAGCTATCAAATTGTACACGGAAGCAATTGAACTCAATCCACAGGCCTCTCTTTTATATGCTAAGCGTGGACAAGTATATTTGTTACTCAACAAGCCAAATGCCTGTATTCGTGACTGCAACCGAGCTCTTGAACTGAATCCAGACAGCGCTGCTGCACACAAATTTCGTGGAAGAGCTAATCAACTGCTTGGTAAATTTGAGGAGGCAACAAATGATCTCAGGAAGGCTTGCAAATTTGACTTTGATGAGCAGGCTGACGAGTGGCTGAGAGAAGTTACTCCTAAT GCGCGCAAGATCGAGGAGCACAAGCGCAAGAGGGAACGCAAGCAGATGGAGCGCCAGGAACGCGAGAAGTTGGAGCGACTGAGAAAGATACGCGAAGCTCAGGCCAAGGCACgcgaacagcagcagcagcagcaggcaagTAGCCCGGCTGATGGGGAAGCTCCAGGTGCTGGCGTCGGAGGCCCCGGTGGTATGCCGCAGTTTGCTCAGTTCCTTAACGATCCCGAAGTACTACAAGCCTTCCAG GACCCAGAAGTTGCCGAGGCATTCAAGGATATCTCGGCAAACCCGAGTAACATCTTCAAGTACCAGTCCAACCCGAAAGTCATGGCACTCATAAATTCGGTATTCTCCAAGAACATGGGCCCGCGCGGATAA
- the LOC100114375 gene encoding protein NipSnap, translated as MAAVLRRNFGALQPVFGKPHFPQSNNTRRLTKSAECQDISEGWFSKLLVRKIEPTKESHSRMLSDKQVIYALHTHNIRPDSYDKYLANYAENVNHIHSQKQDLNLELVGSWTVEVGDLDQALHLWQYSGGFQNIDKAQALLANDEPYQKLLKERGNYLRSRHLQYLLAFSYWPPIVTRDGSNKYEIRSYSLKPGTMIEWGNNWARAVNFRRNNDEAFAGFFSQIGRLYNVHHIWCYKDLQSRKETRESAWRSPGWDECVAYTVPLIREMHCRILNPTSFSPTK; from the exons ATGGCCGCCGTACTGAGAAGGAACTTCGGAGCTCTGCAACCGGTCTTCGGGAAGCCACATTTTCCGCAGTCCAACAATACCAG ACGGCTAACGAAGTCGGCGGAATGCCAAGACATCAGCGAAGGATGGTTCAGCAAGTTGCTGGTCAGGAAAATCGAGCCGACCAAGGAGTCGCACTCGCGGATGCTCTCGGACAAGCAGGTCATCTACGCCCTCCATACGCACAACATCCGTCCTGACTCCTACGACAAATACTTGGCGAACTA tgCTGAAAACGTTAATCATATTCATTCCCAAAAGCAAGATTTGAATCTGGAACTTGTTGGATCATGGACCGTCGAGGTTGGAGATTTGGATCAAGCTCTTCATTTGTGGCAGTACAGTGGAGGATTCCAGAATATAGATAAAGCACAAGCTTTGCTTGCCAACGATgaa ccATACCAAAAGCTTCTCAAAGAGCGTGGTAATTATTTGAGATCTCGACATCTACAATATTTGTTAGCATTTAGTTATTGGCCACCAATAGTCACAAGAGATGGTTCAAACAAGTATGAAATCAGAAGTTACAGTTTAAAGCCAGGAACCATGATAGAATGGGGAAACAATTGGGCAAGAGCTGTCAATTTCAGACGTAACAATGACGAAGCTTTTGCTGGCTTTTTCTCGCAAATTGGGCGTCTCTACAATGTTCATCACATTTGGT GTTACAAGGACCTCCAGTCGCGTAAAGAGACACGTGAGAGCGCCTGGCGATCACCCGGCTGGGATGAGTGCGTTGCTTATACGGTGCCTCTGATTCGTGAGATGCACTGCCGCATTCTCAATCCAACGTCCTTCTCGCCAACAAAGTAA
- the LOC100114313 gene encoding sarcalumenin isoform X2, whose amino-acid sequence MTGSRMRPAIIIAGLLLSLLAVTLQGVQGEELEKVPSEDQCRPYIEKALKDLGTEGSQEQTSAEDAEAANDDNHEGPGEDTAADANETDEKSESREKRDVSAEGGDEAEQDGDNEGNDKSDENEPEQEQVETVEISSAEDDDQDNGSVLVVGDEEAESVADSKEDDGKSKEADAGDSKEAEEAEEPSEGGDSAEAAEEESAVAEDESGEQKDGDETYAQDENEEIQEVTEEADEAPEGDNVEESAEQTAEEEEADAKSGEEDKSAEEETVLDSQEEAEVTAESVEEEAATGDDDDDDDQKEGDSKEEEADKSGEQEEDDKKSVEEEEVVAKEAASVEQEPETAAASEEAKDAEDDGKTEETASEKAKEEVAEKSGEAGEEKQAEGEAEAEAEEEEDAEGEGEDSRPEEEELIMEIDIPEILRPRDHINQLLKLDEENELKEKAVEKVADVVLRDLKRLYDNAIKPLETLYKYRDLSNRHFGDPEIFSKPLVLFMGPWSGGKSSIINYLLNIEYKPTSLRTGAEPSPAYFNILMHGEEEEVLDGTQLAADWTFSGLQKFGQGLLDRLKGYKLKSKLLEKVNIVEIPGILEIRKQVQRLFPFNDACQWFIDRADIIFLVYDPSKLDVGPETEAILDQLKGREYQTRIILNKADQVKPEELMRVQGALIWNISPLMSSAEPPVMYSASLWSIPYEAGAPTRLLYAQERAFLRDLRSAVDKRVEHKIASARRFAVRVRNHAKMVDCYLTTYYNQKGFFSKKKDISDRIIENPQDYHIYEGLSTLTNISRYDLPDPDVYRDFFRLNPLYEFPLLSSTCTYFRGCPINRLDVAIAYDLPELVGKYKKSVEAALHQEEEITAAPTPAPTPAAQQQAQKPTARSGAGRISMS is encoded by the exons ATGACGGGCTCGCGGATGAGACCCGCGATAATCATCGCGGGCCTCCTACTGAGCCTTCTAGCCGTGACCTTGCAGG GTGTGCAAGGCGAAGAGCTAGAAAAAGTTCCCTCGGAGGACCAATGTCGGCCTTACATTGAGAAAGCTTTGAAGGATTTGGGCACAG AAGGATCTCAGGAGCAGACTAGCGCCGAGGACGCAGAAGCTGCTAACGACGACAACCACGAAGGGCCAGGGGAGGACACGGCCGCCGATGCAAACGAAACT GACGAAAAATCGGAAAGCAGAGAGAAGCGCGATGTTTCGGCGGAGGGAGGAGACGAAGCGGAGCAGGACGGCGACAACGAAGGGAACGACAAAAGCGATGAAAACGAGCCCGAGCAGGAACAAGTGGAGACGGTTGAGATAAGCAGCGCCGAGGACGACGACCAGGATAACGGTTCAGTTCTGGTGGTCGGCGACGAGGAAGCCGAATCAGTTGCCGATTCCAAGGAGGACGATGGAAAATCGAAAG AAGCTGACGCGGGTGACTCCAAGGAGGCAGAAGAGGCCGAGGAGCCGTCCGAGGGCGGTGACTCAGCTGAAGCTGCAGAGGAAGAGTCCGCCGTAGCCGAGGACGAGTCTGGCGAGCAGAAGGATGGCGACGAGACTTACGCCCAAGATGAGAACGAAGAGATTCAGGAGGTCACCGAAGAAGCTGACGAGGCTCCCGAAGGCGATAACGTCGAGGAGTCCGCCGAGCAGACGGCCGAAGAGGAGGAGGCAGACGCTAAGAGCGGAGAGGAGGACAAGTCCGCCGAAGAGGAGACTGTCCTAGACTCGCAGGAAGAAGCTGAGGTGACCGCCGAGTCCGTAGAGGAGGAAGCTGCCACtggtgacgacgacgacgacgacgatcaaAAGGAAGGTGATAGCAAAGAGGAGGAGGCGGACAAAAGCGGAGAACAGGAGGAGGACGATAAGAAATCGGTAGAGGAGGAGGAAGTCGTGGCCAAGGAGGCTGCCTCTGTCGAGCAGGAGCCGGAAACTGCTGCGGCTAGCGAGGAGGCTAAGGATGCGGAGGATGATGGAAAGACCGAGGAGACCGCTAGCGAAAAGGCCAAGGAGGAAGTGGCTGAAAAATCTGGAGAAGCTG GTGAAGAAAAGCAGGCCGAGGGTGAAGCTGAAGCCGaagctgaagaagaagaagacgctGAGGGCGAAGGTGAGGATTCGAGACCAGAAGAAGAGGAGCTGATCATGGAGATCGATATACCCGAGATTCTGAGACCCAGGGATCACATCAATCAGTTACTAAAGCTGGACGAGGAGAACGAGCTGAAGGAGAAGGCCGTCGAGAAAGTGGCCGACGTCGTGCTCAGGGACCTGAAGAGACTGTACGACAACGCGATCAAACCCCTGGAAACTCTGTACAAGTATCGAGATCTCAGCAACCGTCACTTTGGAG ACCCGGAAATTTTCTCGAAACCCCTGGTATTATTCATGGGCCCGTGGAGCGGAGGAAAATCATCGATCATCAACTACTTGCTGAACATTGAGTACAAACCCACTTCTCTGAGAACAG GCGCGGAACCATCTCCCGCGTACTTCAACATCCTGATGCAcggagaagaggaagaagtaCTGGATGGCACCCAACTGGCAGCAGATTGGACTTTCTCGGGACTTCAGAAATTTGGTCAAGGCCTGCTCGATCGTCTCAAGGGTTACAAGCTCAAAAGCAAATTGCTCGAGAAG GTGAACATAGTTGAGATACCCGGAATATTGGAAATTAGAAAACAAGTGCAAAGACTCTTCCCATTCAACGACGCCTGCCAGTGGTTCATCGACAGGGCAGACATAATCTTCCTGGTTTACGACCCATCGAAGCTCGACGTCGGACCCGAGACCGAGGCTATTCTCGATCAGCTCAAAGGACGCGAGTACCAG ACCAGAATCATTCTGAACAAGGCCGACCAGGTGAAACCAGAGGAACTGATGCGCGTCCAGGGAGCGCTGATATGGAATATCTCGCCGCTGATGTCCAGCGCCGAACCACCGGTAATGTACTCGGCGTCGCTCTGGTCCATACCATACGAGGCCGGCGCGCCGACGAGGCTGCTCTATGCCCAGGAACGAGCCTTTTTGCGCGATCTGCGCTCCGCCGTGGACAAAAGGGTCGAACACAAAATCGCCAGCGCCAGGAGATTCGCT GTACGAGTGCGCAACCACGCCAAGATGGTCGACTGCTACCTGACGACTTACTACAACCAAAAGGGCTTCTTCTCCAAGAAGAAGGACATAAGCGACCGCATCATCGAGAATCCACAGGACTACCACATCTACGAAGGCCTGAGCACTCTGACCAACATCTCTCGTTACGATCTACCCGACCCGGACGTCTACCGGGACTTCTTCCGATTGAATCCCCTCTATGAGTTCCCATTGCTCAGCTCGACCTGCACCTACTTCCGTGGCTGCCCCATCAACAGGCTCGACGTCGCCATTGCCTACGATCTGCCCGAGCTTGTTGGCAAGTACAAGAAGTCCGTCGAGGCTGCTTTGCACCAGGAGGAGGAGATAACTGCTGCGCCGACCCCGGCACCAACTCCAGCTGCCCAGCAACAGGCCCAGAAGCCAACAGCCAGAAGTGGAGCCGGCAGGATATCCATGAGTTGA
- the LOC100114313 gene encoding sarcalumenin isoform X1, with protein MTGSRMRPAIIIAGLLLSLLAVTLQGVQGEELEKVPSEDQCRPYIEKALKDLGTEGSQEQTSAEDAEAANDDNHEGPGEDTAADANETDEKSESREKRDVSAEGGDEAEQDGDNEGNDKSDENEPEQEQVETVEISSAEDDDQDNGSVLVVGDEEAESVADSKEDDGKSKEADAGDSKEAEEAEEPSEGGDSAEAAEEESAVAEDESGEQKDGDETYAQDENEEIQEVTEEADEAPEGDNVEESAEQTAEEEEADAKSGEEDKSAEEETVLDSQEEAEVTAESVEEEAATGDDDDDDDQKEGDSKEEEADKSGEQEEDDKKSVEEEEVVAKEAASVEQEPETAAASEEAKDAEDDGKTEETASEKAKEEVAEKSGEAAGEEKQAEGEAEAEAEEEEDAEGEGEDSRPEEEELIMEIDIPEILRPRDHINQLLKLDEENELKEKAVEKVADVVLRDLKRLYDNAIKPLETLYKYRDLSNRHFGDPEIFSKPLVLFMGPWSGGKSSIINYLLNIEYKPTSLRTGAEPSPAYFNILMHGEEEEVLDGTQLAADWTFSGLQKFGQGLLDRLKGYKLKSKLLEKVNIVEIPGILEIRKQVQRLFPFNDACQWFIDRADIIFLVYDPSKLDVGPETEAILDQLKGREYQTRIILNKADQVKPEELMRVQGALIWNISPLMSSAEPPVMYSASLWSIPYEAGAPTRLLYAQERAFLRDLRSAVDKRVEHKIASARRFAVRVRNHAKMVDCYLTTYYNQKGFFSKKKDISDRIIENPQDYHIYEGLSTLTNISRYDLPDPDVYRDFFRLNPLYEFPLLSSTCTYFRGCPINRLDVAIAYDLPELVGKYKKSVEAALHQEEEITAAPTPAPTPAAQQQAQKPTARSGAGRISMS; from the exons ATGACGGGCTCGCGGATGAGACCCGCGATAATCATCGCGGGCCTCCTACTGAGCCTTCTAGCCGTGACCTTGCAGG GTGTGCAAGGCGAAGAGCTAGAAAAAGTTCCCTCGGAGGACCAATGTCGGCCTTACATTGAGAAAGCTTTGAAGGATTTGGGCACAG AAGGATCTCAGGAGCAGACTAGCGCCGAGGACGCAGAAGCTGCTAACGACGACAACCACGAAGGGCCAGGGGAGGACACGGCCGCCGATGCAAACGAAACT GACGAAAAATCGGAAAGCAGAGAGAAGCGCGATGTTTCGGCGGAGGGAGGAGACGAAGCGGAGCAGGACGGCGACAACGAAGGGAACGACAAAAGCGATGAAAACGAGCCCGAGCAGGAACAAGTGGAGACGGTTGAGATAAGCAGCGCCGAGGACGACGACCAGGATAACGGTTCAGTTCTGGTGGTCGGCGACGAGGAAGCCGAATCAGTTGCCGATTCCAAGGAGGACGATGGAAAATCGAAAG AAGCTGACGCGGGTGACTCCAAGGAGGCAGAAGAGGCCGAGGAGCCGTCCGAGGGCGGTGACTCAGCTGAAGCTGCAGAGGAAGAGTCCGCCGTAGCCGAGGACGAGTCTGGCGAGCAGAAGGATGGCGACGAGACTTACGCCCAAGATGAGAACGAAGAGATTCAGGAGGTCACCGAAGAAGCTGACGAGGCTCCCGAAGGCGATAACGTCGAGGAGTCCGCCGAGCAGACGGCCGAAGAGGAGGAGGCAGACGCTAAGAGCGGAGAGGAGGACAAGTCCGCCGAAGAGGAGACTGTCCTAGACTCGCAGGAAGAAGCTGAGGTGACCGCCGAGTCCGTAGAGGAGGAAGCTGCCACtggtgacgacgacgacgacgacgatcaaAAGGAAGGTGATAGCAAAGAGGAGGAGGCGGACAAAAGCGGAGAACAGGAGGAGGACGATAAGAAATCGGTAGAGGAGGAGGAAGTCGTGGCCAAGGAGGCTGCCTCTGTCGAGCAGGAGCCGGAAACTGCTGCGGCTAGCGAGGAGGCTAAGGATGCGGAGGATGATGGAAAGACCGAGGAGACCGCTAGCGAAAAGGCCAAGGAGGAAGTGGCTGAAAAATCTGGAGAAGCTG CAGGTGAAGAAAAGCAGGCCGAGGGTGAAGCTGAAGCCGaagctgaagaagaagaagacgctGAGGGCGAAGGTGAGGATTCGAGACCAGAAGAAGAGGAGCTGATCATGGAGATCGATATACCCGAGATTCTGAGACCCAGGGATCACATCAATCAGTTACTAAAGCTGGACGAGGAGAACGAGCTGAAGGAGAAGGCCGTCGAGAAAGTGGCCGACGTCGTGCTCAGGGACCTGAAGAGACTGTACGACAACGCGATCAAACCCCTGGAAACTCTGTACAAGTATCGAGATCTCAGCAACCGTCACTTTGGAG ACCCGGAAATTTTCTCGAAACCCCTGGTATTATTCATGGGCCCGTGGAGCGGAGGAAAATCATCGATCATCAACTACTTGCTGAACATTGAGTACAAACCCACTTCTCTGAGAACAG GCGCGGAACCATCTCCCGCGTACTTCAACATCCTGATGCAcggagaagaggaagaagtaCTGGATGGCACCCAACTGGCAGCAGATTGGACTTTCTCGGGACTTCAGAAATTTGGTCAAGGCCTGCTCGATCGTCTCAAGGGTTACAAGCTCAAAAGCAAATTGCTCGAGAAG GTGAACATAGTTGAGATACCCGGAATATTGGAAATTAGAAAACAAGTGCAAAGACTCTTCCCATTCAACGACGCCTGCCAGTGGTTCATCGACAGGGCAGACATAATCTTCCTGGTTTACGACCCATCGAAGCTCGACGTCGGACCCGAGACCGAGGCTATTCTCGATCAGCTCAAAGGACGCGAGTACCAG ACCAGAATCATTCTGAACAAGGCCGACCAGGTGAAACCAGAGGAACTGATGCGCGTCCAGGGAGCGCTGATATGGAATATCTCGCCGCTGATGTCCAGCGCCGAACCACCGGTAATGTACTCGGCGTCGCTCTGGTCCATACCATACGAGGCCGGCGCGCCGACGAGGCTGCTCTATGCCCAGGAACGAGCCTTTTTGCGCGATCTGCGCTCCGCCGTGGACAAAAGGGTCGAACACAAAATCGCCAGCGCCAGGAGATTCGCT GTACGAGTGCGCAACCACGCCAAGATGGTCGACTGCTACCTGACGACTTACTACAACCAAAAGGGCTTCTTCTCCAAGAAGAAGGACATAAGCGACCGCATCATCGAGAATCCACAGGACTACCACATCTACGAAGGCCTGAGCACTCTGACCAACATCTCTCGTTACGATCTACCCGACCCGGACGTCTACCGGGACTTCTTCCGATTGAATCCCCTCTATGAGTTCCCATTGCTCAGCTCGACCTGCACCTACTTCCGTGGCTGCCCCATCAACAGGCTCGACGTCGCCATTGCCTACGATCTGCCCGAGCTTGTTGGCAAGTACAAGAAGTCCGTCGAGGCTGCTTTGCACCAGGAGGAGGAGATAACTGCTGCGCCGACCCCGGCACCAACTCCAGCTGCCCAGCAACAGGCCCAGAAGCCAACAGCCAGAAGTGGAGCCGGCAGGATATCCATGAGTTGA